The nucleotide sequence AACGTCTCCGCTGCATCTACTTTCATCAGGTTCTCCTTGGTGATCCCGTGGCCGTATGGAAATCTCGATGAGAGGCATGCGAAGGAGGGCTTGTCCCACGTCGGTATTCCCAGTTCCCGGGAAAGCGCCCTCACTTCAGCCTTCGTGAAGCCGGTCTCGAGCAGCGGCGAGCGGACCTTTTGTTCGTTCTTCGCACGCATGCCGGGACGAAAATCGCCGAGATCATCCACAATCGTTCCGTCCGCAACCCACGTGATCCCTTCCTCTTCGGCTATATCGTTCAATTTGCCAAACAGCTCGGTCTTGCAGAAATAGCAGCGGTCCGGAGGGTTTTCCTTGAACTTGAGATTGTCCGTCTCCTCCGTGTTCACGATCCGATACCTCGAGCCGAACGACTTCGCCAGCTGAATTGCCTCCTCGAACTCCCGGGTTGGGTATGTCTCGGACCGACCTATAACGGCGAGGGCATTGTCTCCGAGCGCTTCAGTGGCTACACGGATCAAGAGCGTGCTGTCTATCCCGCCGGAGAAGCCAACGGCGACGCTCCCCATCTCAATCAGAAGGCTCTTCAGGTCCTCATGCTTCTTCTGTAGCTGCTGATCGGGCATAATCTCCATGTTCAGGTGTGTCTGGATTTCAATTCGTTGAGGATCACCGGCCTGAGTTGCTCGACCGGCATCTCGAGTCCGAGCCAGATCTCAAGTGATCGTGCTCCCTGGTGCAAGAACATTTCCAGGCCGCTAATGGTTCTCGCTCCGCATCGGGAGGCCTGGCTCAGGAATCTGGTCTCACGCGGCGTGTAGACGAGGTCCATCACAATCTGACCTGAATGAAACCCCGTCTGGTCCTTGACTGGCGACTGATCCACAGCTGGATGCATTCCAACTGATGTGGCATTGACCACCACGCTTGCTTGAGTGATCGATGATTGCACCTCCGCATCTGACAGGGCGACTGCGCACAAGGATGTCCGTGTCGCGTACGGTTTCAGATCTGCGATTAGCTGTTTCGCCCGCACGAGGCTCCGATTTGCTATGACAATCTCAACGGGAGAAAATTCTCCGATCAACGCGAAGGCTGCAGCCCTCGCAGACCCGCCCGCCCCCAGTACGACAGCCTTGCTTCCCTGGATCTGAGGCCGATACTCCTCCAGCGAGGCGGCAACTCCGTACACATCAGTGCTGTCTCCGCGGATTCGGTCCCCGTCGAAGATGAGCGTGTTCACTGCTCCGATCGCCTTCGACTCGTCACTCTGTGCATCCAGAAACTCAAGAATCGATTCCTTGTGGGGGATGGTGACATTCAAACCCGCAAATCCCTTTTCTTTGAAGTCACGGATCGCCGCGCCGAGCGAAGAGGGCTCGATGTCGAATGCCTCGTACCGGCCCTCCACCCCAAGCAGCGAGAACGCCGTGTTGTGGAGCAGGGGGGACAGAGAGTGTGCAATCGGATGACCTATGACGCCGAAGCGCTTCATTTCCTAACCCTTTGTTCGGGGCAGTCCTACCTGTTGGTCGACCTGCCCGCCCAATCTGCTCCATGTGGTCAGGCGGGAATGCTATTTCGACCACGTTGAATCTTCTGAAATCGTTGTGATTGAAGAAGTCCCGACGAAACATAGAAGGGCGAAGATCCTCATCGGACCACCCTGTCATCTGGAACGCACTTCATCATTCATTGTTCGGCGTTCGACATTGTCCGCCAGAGCCGCCAGCCCGCCTCATTGAATTCTTGAGGCTGGCGGGGATGCGCCTCAGGCGCGGAGATTCACATGAATTTCGAATAACGAATAATCGAACTCCGAACTACAGGGAAGGGTTACTTCTTCAGCAGGGGAGCGAAATCGCGATGAGACTTCAAGTCCGGATAGTCCTTCTTAAATTGTTTCATCAACTCGGGCTCCAGCGAAAACGCCAGCGCCAGGGACTCAACAGCGGCTTTGTGCTCGTGCAGCAGGATGTGAATCTTGGCGAGGGTGAAATGTGCTGGCGCGAACTGAGGTGCCAACCTCACGCTTTCCTTCACCGCTTCCGTCGAGTCTATGATTTCCCCCTTTTCAAAAAGGGTGTCTCCATAGTCGAACCACGCTTCGGCATTGGAGGGATCGAGCTTCAGAACCTTGCGGTAACTCTCAAGGCATTCTTCGATCTTGCCCAGATTGTATTCGGCATCGGCCTTTGCGTGCCAGAGTTCCGCATACTCAGGGTTGATGCCGATCGCCTTCTTGTATTCAGTCAGGGCCTTCTTCGGCTGCTCCAGGGCATCATAGCAACTGCCTCTGCCGAAATATGACTCATAGTGGTTCTCATCGAACTTCAGCGCGCTCGTAAAGGCCGCAATCGCATCCTTATAGAGTCCCAGCTCCTCGTATGCATTTCCGAGGTTATGCCAGGCAGGAACATCCCCCGGCTCGTACTTCAGCGTCATTTTGAAACAGTCGATGCCGTCGTACAGTCTTCCTAGATTTGCGTACGCATTGCCCTTGTTGTACCACGCCGACGGGAAGTCCTCTTTGATCGCCAGTGCCATTTCGTAGCTCTCAATCGATTTGGTGAACTGGCC is from Ignavibacteriales bacterium and encodes:
- the larE gene encoding ATP-dependent sacrificial sulfur transferase LarE, translated to MPDQQLQKKHEDLKSLLIEMGSVAVGFSGGIDSTLLIRVATEALGDNALAVIGRSETYPTREFEEAIQLAKSFGSRYRIVNTEETDNLKFKENPPDRCYFCKTELFGKLNDIAEEEGITWVADGTIVDDLGDFRPGMRAKNEQKVRSPLLETGFTKAEVRALSRELGIPTWDKPSFACLSSRFPYGHGITKENLMKVDAAETFLRDLGFRFFRVRHHDDKTARLEIGPQEFGRLFDNGLREKIVSHFKTLGFAYVTLDLQGYRTGSMNEVLTEAEKKEYLSSK
- the aroE gene encoding shikimate dehydrogenase, which codes for MKRFGVIGHPIAHSLSPLLHNTAFSLLGVEGRYEAFDIEPSSLGAAIRDFKEKGFAGLNVTIPHKESILEFLDAQSDESKAIGAVNTLIFDGDRIRGDSTDVYGVAASLEEYRPQIQGSKAVVLGAGGSARAAAFALIGEFSPVEIVIANRSLVRAKQLIADLKPYATRTSLCAVALSDAEVQSSITQASVVVNATSVGMHPAVDQSPVKDQTGFHSGQIVMDLVYTPRETRFLSQASRCGARTISGLEMFLHQGARSLEIWLGLEMPVEQLRPVILNELKSRHT
- a CDS encoding tetratricopeptide repeat protein; protein product: ITLDNLNQVDEALRSFNSALELEPLYEDALFHKGVTLEKQEKFNDAVAIFRLILDANSDHPDAWYELGYCYDFLEKLEESAKCYDEHLNRDPYNYNAWYNRGIVLNRLGQFTKSIESYEMALAIKEDFPSAWYNKGNAYANLGRLYDGIDCFKMTLKYEPGDVPAWHNLGNAYEELGLYKDAIAAFTSALKFDENHYESYFGRGSCYDALEQPKKALTEYKKAIGINPEYAELWHAKADAEYNLGKIEECLESYRKVLKLDPSNAEAWFDYGDTLFEKGEIIDSTEAVKESVRLAPQFAPAHFTLAKIHILLHEHKAAVESLALAFSLEPELMKQFKKDYPDLKSHRDFAPLLKK